Proteins found in one Zea mays cultivar B73 chromosome 1, Zm-B73-REFERENCE-NAM-5.0, whole genome shotgun sequence genomic segment:
- the LOC109943549 gene encoding uncharacterized protein produces the protein MGENQGIEQVLGKLVELLSAKRDEAPSSIKDNVAHIEPVQKIDLMPNEIKLEGVKNYLAWSRRALRLLKAKRLEGYVKGDVVEPKDKLSDEWKDWDAINSLVAAWMLSSMIPAIASTVDTIISAAEMWKALEEMYSGAGNVMLMVETEDRLHNIKQGERSVAEYVQELQCLWADVDHYDPIELPHSECVAWAKKWVEKRRVLQLLRGLNSEFEGRRASMFHQSTLPSLQEAIAAISQEESRLKVMRESSQTPPHPVFSAMRTKDTRECYNCGNVGHIARNCSKPSKVNRGRGRGAPRGGRGRGGRSWARANAATTQEELETFMEHEDETKLRKKNQISGDKDQESHTGDFVHFAYTDEGEGNREETWDSYQA, from the exons ATGGGGGAAAATCAAGGAATTGAGCAGGTTCTTGGTAAATTGGTCGAATTACTGTCAGCaaaaagggatgaggctccatcaTCAATTAAAGACAATGTTGCTCATATAGAACCAGTTCAGAAGATAGACCTAATGCCAAATGAGATTAAGTTAGAAGGGGTGAAAAATTATTTGGCATGGTCTAGAAGAGCATTGCGATTATTGAAGGCAAAGAGACTCGAGGGCTATGTTAAAGGAGATGTCGTTGAGCCCAAGGATAAGTTAAGTGATGAATGGAAAGACTGGGATGCTATAAACTCTTTAGTGGCAGCGTGGATGTTGAGTTCTATGATTCCAGCAATTGCTAGCACTGTTGATACAATCATAAGTGCTGCAGAAATGTGGAAAGCACTTGAAGAAATGTACTCGGGAGCTGGAAATGTTATGTTGATGGTGGAGACTGAAGATCGCCTCCATAATATCAAACAGGGGGAGCGATCTGTGGCGGAGTACGTTCAGGAGTTACAATGTTTATGGGCTGATGTTGATCATTATGATCCTATTGAGCTACCACACTCAGAGTGTGTTGCTTGGGCGAAGAAATGGGTGGAAAAAAGACGTGTACTTCAATTGCTAAGGGGGCTAAACTCAGAGTTCGAGGGAAGACGTGCCTCCATGTTTCATCAATCCACTCTTCCTAGCCTACAAGAAGCCATAGCTGCCATATCCCAGGAGGAGTCAAGACTCAAAGTGATGAGAGAAAGTTCTCAAACGCCGCCTCATCCTGTGTTTTCAGCTATGAGAACCAAAGATACTAGAGAATGTTACAATTGTGGTAATGTTGGACATATTGCACGTAATTGTTCTAAGCCTTCCAAAGTTAATCGTGGGAGAGGAAGAGGGGCTCCTAGAGGCGGCAGAGGTCGTGGAGGCAGGAGTTGGGCAAGGGCGAATGCAGCAACTACACAAGAAGAACTTGAAACATTTATGGAACACGAAGATGAAACAAAGTTGAGGAAGAAAAATCAAATCTCTGGAGATAAAGATCAGGAGTCTCACACAGGGGATTTTGTCCACTTCGCCTACACTGATGAAG GAGAGGGAAACAGGGAAGAGACTTGGGACAGCTACCAGGCGTAA